In Spirochaetae bacterium HGW-Spirochaetae-1, the genomic stretch CGGAATAGCCGGTTATATCCTGGATTGTTTTTATTATTGAATGATATGATGTGTAGACCATCACGAGAATTATGGAAGCAATGGTTGAGGCCACTAATATCTCGATAAGAGTGAATCCGTCATGATTATGGCTAATACGGGACAGCCTCTTAATTCGTTGGATAAATGTATGATATGGAATATTCTTTTTCCCGATCATTTTCTCTCCATGTCACCGTTATCTCTGTTTCCTTGGCCGGCAGGGGACCCAGGAGCGGATGTTCAAAACGCTGTGTCACCCTGTTAATGAAAAAATTTTCATATTCCTCCACTGGTTCGTGATTCAGATCGGTCCCCCTCATTTTGCTGTCTATGAATTCATTCATTTTACTCTTCGCAATTATCATTGCCCGGGTATAATTTTTAGCTCCGCTCATTACATTTATGCTGGTTGATATACCTGAATAAATGCTTAATAGAATTATGGAAAGAATCGTTACGGCAATCAGGACCTCTATGAGGGCAAAACCGCTGCGACTGCTTTTTTTGTTCCACCGGGGCATGGGTTACTGAGCCCCCTCATCTTCAAATGATTTGTATTCCTTTGTAACCACCGGTTCCTTCAGGTACTTGTGAAGAATTACGGACCATCTGTCTTCATTATTTACAAGGACGTGGATGATGATATTGTCGGAATAACCCTGCTGATAGAAAGGAACCAGTATAGTCCCGTTTCTTGATATTTCTCCATTGGAGAAAAGAACCTCTTCAATCATGAAGGAGTCGGGGAAGCCACGGTGTTGCAGCATTTTCTTATCGTTCTCAATAAATTTTCCGTCCTTAAGGTTGAGAACGGAAAGCCCATTGGTTCTGCTATAAATTTCTTTCATTACGGGATCGTCGGAATCGGAAAATTCATCGCCGGTGCCGTGAAGATGTATGGCAAGAAAGTTGGTATGGCTGTTGAGAAAACTGTCGTCAAAGGTTTTAGCAATAATTCCTGTCAATATAGCCATGTTTTCACGCTCACTGCTGAAAAAGGTTGTGAGCCTGGGTGTTACAGCCAGGGCCATTATTGATAATACTACGACAACAATGATTGTCTCAATCAGCGTGAATCCCCGGTTGTCAAAAAAATAGTTTCTAGTATGACGCATCGTTGTTGCCCGGGACATGGTTATTGTGCATGCCTTGATAATGCAGGGTTTTATTCCCAGCTCTTCAAATCGGCATTGAATCCTTCTCCCCCTTCCTTTCCGTCAGCGCCCAGGCTCACGATCTCGAAATCAGGGTCATTCTCCCCGGGAGAACGATACTGGTATTCATTTCCCCAGGGATCCTGCGGGATCTTCTTCATGATTTTTTCTGAAACCAGAACCTGCAGGCCCTCTTCGGTAGTAGGGAAGTTTCCTTTTTCGAAGGCGTATTTTTGCAGTCCCATTTCAAAGTTCTTCATCTGTTGTTTCGCAGCGGTAACTTTCGCTTTTTGCGGCATGTCCAGGAACCTCGGTACAACCAGGGCTCCCAGGATAGCGATGATGGTTACAACAATCAGGATTTCAATCAAGGTCATACCTTCTTGGCCGGACATTGTCTTCCCGAACTGTTTAAATCGGCGAAATATTAGTTTTAGCATGTCATACTCCTTGTTTGTTGAAATAATTTCTGTTTTTGAAAAAATTAAATGTCATTTATTGGACAATTATAATGATAATCTGTTTCAGATTATATTCACACACCGGTTATTGCATTATTGCACCAGGAGGCTCATCTCCATAATAGGCAGCATAACCGAAAGGACAATTACACCGATAATAATACCCATGACGATGATAATCAGCGGCTCAATAAGGCTCGTAAGACTGGTAATGGTTAAATCAATTTCTGTTTCATAGACCTTCCCGATGTTCAGAAGCATGGTATCAAGATTATCGCTGGCTTCACCGGCTGCTATCATTCCCAGGACCATGCGGGGAAGAAAATCGCTTTTCTGAAGAGCATTGGAGATAGAAGAGCCTTCGCGTATTTTTTTTGATGATTCGGCGATTTTTGCCTCAATCACCTGGTTTCCCACAATTTTTTGAACTATCTCAAAGGATTTTATAATATCAACCTTATTATTCATAAGTATGCCCAGGTTCTGGGTGAAACGCAGGACCAGCAGTTTGCGATACAGGTTTTTAATCAGGGGAAGTTTCAGTTTCAACTCATCGATTTTCAGCCGTCCTTCAGGAGTCTGTATATATCTTCTGAAAAGGTAATACGCTGTAATTATAATAACGGGAATCATAAACCAGAAGTGTTTCAGTATATCGCTGATAAACATGACAATTTCCGTGGAAAAGGGAAGGTCCTTGTTCTGGTCTTTGAACATTTCCGAAATGGCCGGAATGATGCTGACCATGAGAAAGATGACGACGATGGACGCAAAGGTAAACATGAAGAGAGGATAATAGAGTGCGGCTTGAACCTTGCTCTTCAGGATATTCTTTTTTTCCTCCATCTCTGCAAGGCGTTCAATGACATGATCCAGGGAACCCAGGTTTTCGCCTACTCTGACCATGTTGACATACATGTCCGAGAAAATGGGACGATGACGCAACAGAGCGTTTGAAAAAGAAGAACCCTCCTCGATTTTTTCTTTAATATCGGCCACAACATTACGGAAGTGTTTATTATCGATCTGGTCGATGATATCGGTAATGGCATGGGGCAGGGACATCCCGGCCTTAAGAAGCGTAGCCAGTTGACGCGAAAACAGCCCAATTTGCTTTGAAATAAAACGAATGCTTATCTCGTCACTTAACCGTTCCATGAGGATCTTTATTTTCCCCATTTCCTGATGGGAAGATTCTTCACGGACCACATCATGCCGGGAGATTTTAACCAGATATAGGCCCTGCGCCCTGATTTTTGTCCGCGCCGTAGATTCAGACGAAGCATCAATATAGTCGGAAACGCTGTCTCCCTTCTGGTTCAGTGCCTGGTAATGAAAAATCATTGTCAGGTAACCCTCAGAACTTCTTCCACCGATGTAATTCCTTCGATAACCTTATTAAGTCCGTCTTCACGCAGGGTCTGCATGCCCTGGCTTATGGCAAGATTTTTTATCTCTTCAGAGTCGGTCTGCTTAATAATCAGTCTTCTTATTTCAGTTGTCACCGGTAATAGTTCATAAATACCGGTACGGCCGGAATATCCCGTATTGAGACATTTATCACAACCTTTCCCGGCATAAAATTTCCCTTGTTTCAATTGTGACGGCTTTAGATTGAGCTCGGAAAGTACTTTGGGTGTCGGTTTATAAGACTCCTTGCAGTGTGGGCATATCCGACGTATAAGACGCTGGGCAAGAAACGCATTGACCGATGAGGCTATGAGAAAAGGCTCAATGCCCATATCAAGGAGACGGGTTATTCCACTGGCAGCATCGTTGGTGTGAAGTGTTGAAAAAACCTGGTGTCCCGTCAGTGCCGACTGAACCGCTATTTCAGCTGTTTCCAGGTCGCGAATCTCACCGATCATTATAATGTCAGGGTCCTGGCGAAGTATGGATCTCAGACCCGTTGAGAAGGTGAGCTCTATCTTTGGTTTGACCTGCATCTGTCCGATACCGTGCAGCTGATATTCGATGGGATCTTCAACGGTAAGAATATTAACATCGTGCGTATTGAGACGCACGAGCACGCTGTAAAGAGTTGTGCTCTTGCCGCTTCCTGTCGGTCCTGTTACCAGGATGACTCCATGTGATTTTTTAATGAGTTCATTGAATACATCAAGATCCCTTTTTGAGAATCCCAGAGAGTCAAGATCAAACTTCATATCTGTTTTATTGAGAAGCCTGAGCACGACCCGTTCCCCATAGTGGGTGGGGAAAATGGAAACCCTGATATCAATATCCTTGCCGCTGATCTTGAGCTGTATGCGTCCGTCCTGCGGCAGACGGTTTTCCGCTATGTTCAGGTTGGCCATTATTTTTATCCGGGAAATGACAGCTCCCTGATATTTTTTCGGCGGAGTAAACTGCTGATAGAGTATACCGTCTATACGGAACCTAACGATAAGGTCTTTTTCAAAGGGTTCTATGTGGATATCACTGGCCCGTTCATTCACTGCCTGTTTTATAATTGTATTTACAAGCCTGATTATGGGCGCATCATTCGCCATGTCAGAGATGTCTTCTGTCTCTGATATCTGGCTGGAAAGTATTTCGAAATCGGACTCTTCCAGGTCTTCGATCACATCGTGGGTTGTTTCATCCTTCAGGACGTCATAGTGTGTATGGATGAGCCGCTGAATCTCATCCCCTATGGTAAGTACTGTTCTGAATTCAAATTTAGGGAAAAGCATTTTAAGATCGTCCAGGGGCTGGACATTCAGGGCATCAACGAGAGCGACGTGAATATATTGTCCCTTTTTCTTGAAAGGAACAATTCTGTTTTTATTTAAAAAGTGCGTGGGTATATTTCCGAAAAGATTGTCAGGATCGTCGAATTCGATATGAAGTTGCGTATCGATCCCATAGTGATCACCGAGTGCTTTCAAAATCTGTTCCTGGCTGCAGACGCCTTTTTTTATAAGGAGTTCACCAAGCCTGAGCGAAGAATTTTTCTGAAGAAGCAGCGCCTCCTGCAGCTGTTCAGGCGTAATTATGTTCTGCTCTACCAGTATTTTCCCAAAATGTTTTGTCTTTGCCATGTTTGTCTTAATTTTTCACCGGATTCTCAATCTGCTCTGACTGTCACGTTTCTGTTTGGTTATGGCGTCAATCCTGTCCTGCTTGGTGACGATATGAGGAGTAATAAATACAAGAAGATTCGTCTTTTTATACTCCGTGGTTTTATGCTTGAAGAGCCATCCAAGAACGGGGATGTCACCAAGAAGAGGAACTTTTGTTTCCTGTACGGATTTATTGTTGGTTATAAGACCGCCCACAACTATGGTTTTACCATCGAGAACGGATACCTTGGTTTTAATGTCACGCTTGCCAAGTTTTGGAGGCACGGTGGAAGAAGTGTCTGTTGTAGTGCCGAGTACGGAATTTATTTCCTGGTAAAGGTCCAGGGTTATCCGATTGCTGTTGGTAATATGCGGCGTAATTTTGAGTTTAATACCCACTGATTTATATTCATAGGTATAGAACTGCGTACCAGATTCGCTGATACGGTTATTGGATGCTACGGGAATTTCCTCGCCCACATTGAGTTCAGCTTCCTGGTTGTCGATGGTAAGAAGCTGCGGTGTGGACAGGATATTAAAATTATTATCGGTACCGCTGGCATTGAGAAGGACAAACCCCAGCATGGAGGTATCGGATAGATATCCAAGCTGTAGACCCGATGCAAGGGGGACCACAAGTTTTTTACCATTCACCGATGAAGTGGAATAATCGGGAGGCGACCCCATGATGGACGATCCACCGAACATATTTGTGCCGGACTGTTGTCCCAGCATCCAGTCGATTCCGAAACCCCATCCATTTTCAGCATTGACTTCAATGATGAGCGCCTCAATAAGCACCTGCTCTCTCACGATGTCCAATTCCTTGATTATCCTGTTTATTTCTTTGAATTCTTCAGGCTTTGCCGTGATGATGAGTGAATTGGTTTCCTTGTTGGCAATGATGGAAAGTTTTGTTTTCTGCTGCTGACTGACAGGTTCGGTTTTAGTGACCCTTCTTGATTTGCTGGATGATTTAACTTTCTGCGGATTATTCGTTGATAAGGGAGTAGTGTCTATTTTTGCAGACTCGGAAAAAGGAATTCGCGATAATACTTCGGCCAGCTGAACAGCGTCGGCATTCTCAAGGTTGACAACATTGATAAACCCCTTGGGTGTAGCCCCCTCGGGAAGGTCCTCGGCCTGTTTGTCCAGTGCCGAGGCAATCTTGATGAGACCGTCTATTTCCGAAGATGTGCCGCTCACAATGATGGTGTTCAACGGCATATATACGACGATGTCGGTCATTTTCGATTTCAGGGGTTTCAGGGTGTTGGCTATTTCCGTTGCATCGGCATTTTTAATTTCGAGAAGAAAGGTGACTGAATTCTCTTTGTCAGGTGAGATGTTTTTCTTTTCGCCATCGACGATTATTTCAACATTTTTCTTTATAGCCTCCTGAATGGGGAGAACTTTAATCAGGTTGCCTGTTTCTACAACGGCAAGGCCTTTTACTTCCAGAATTGATTTCATTACATCATAAGCCTGAGATACGGGAACTTTCTTTGCGGAGCTGATGGATATCTTGCCCTTGACCTTGTCATCCATAATGATGTTTTTACCGATCAGCTGGCTCATGATGTTTAGGAATTCTGAAATTTCCACATCTTTAAAATTGAGAGCAAATTTTCTTTCTGCTTTTTTCCCTTTACTTGCCTGTTTTTCCTGGGCATCGGCAATGAAATATGAGCGCAGAATGGATGAATCACAATGAAGGAGATCACGAGAGATAAGAGGTAAAAAAAATAGGGTGAGGACCGCAAACAGTGTTATTATTGCAATAGGATATGCTTTTCTTTTACCCATGAATAGTTCCTTGTGATGTTTATTCTGTAACATTGAGATCGAAGGTAACCAGGCGGCCGCCCCGCTCTATATCAACCGTAATTTTATTTTCATTTTGAAGAGACTGCCACATTTTATATAATTTATCCGTGCTGTCGATCGTTTTTCCATTAACACGTTTGACTATATCACCGCTTCTTGCCCCAAGCTTGTAGAGGATATTGTATGGCCGGACCTTTTTCAGCTGATATCCAACAATTGCACCATTTTCCCTGTAGGGACCGGCCAGCAGTCCCTTCATGGCATTATCGAGGTCATTCATGACTTTTTGCTTGATCTCGGCCCTGCTAATATTCTTTTTTACAAGATTTCCGCTCGTGTCAGGCTGTGCCGTGGATTGGTGCTGTTGAGGTGTTTCCTTTTTTCCATAGAGTTCGAGAACACTTCTCTGCCCATTGAGGTCCAGGTGGACTCTATCAGTGCCAATCCTAATTAATTTATATCCGTATACATCATTGTTTATTTCACTGTTTATTTTGTAAAGGGCAAAAATCTGTGGTTCCTTTTCGCCTGCTTTCCTGACAAGGGCCCGGGCAATACTGGATGGTCCAGTTATGGTTCCCAGGAGCGTGAGACTGTCCAGCGAACCTGCTGAAGGAGCTGAAGATTCCACTGTTGACGCACCCGATGAGTCAGAAACCTTGAAAAAACCCGATTCGATGATGGGATTATAATCTTCCAGGGATTTTACCGTTTTTTTCCGGGTTGTTTTCAGTTCCTTTTTTATAACAGGGGAATAGGATGGAGTCATGTTATATTTGATTACATGATTGATAGTTGAAGCGGTGATATAAGAGAATATAATCACTGAGGCTATATTCATCATATGATATTTAAAATTCTGCATCACCATTACCCCTGGATAACCGACTGCTCATATCCCTTATCTTAAAACCAATCACGTCAAGCAATTAATCGAAACCTTACAACTGTGAATAAAATGTTTTTTTAAAAAGCTTATTCCAGAAGTAGAAAATACGTTTCCTGTTGAATAGTATTGCAATAAAAATAAAAAGTATAAATATGAGAATTTTATATCGATTAAGATAGGGGAAGATGATCCGATAGTTTTCCCCGAAAGAATAACCCAGATAGAATAGAATAGAAGAAGTGCAGACCAGGGCTATGAAATCTATCAAGAGAAATTTCTTAAATTTCATTTTGATAAGTCCCGCTGTCATGAAAAGCATGTTTCTTACACCAAATGGCACAAAGCGTCCGAAGAATAAGGTTTTGCTGCCATACTTATCAAAATACATCTCCAGCTTCCCAAGTCGTTCTTTTGAAAAATTCTTATTAAAGAATTTGATTTTGTATAGTCTGCTGCTGGCAAGAATTCTTCCGCCGGCATACCGTCCAATGGCATATGCTACAATGTCACTGGAATAGGCTCCCAGGAAGCATCCGGCAAAAATATAATAAGTGTTTTCAGGAATGATCGTGGCTGCTATAGAGGCTGAAATAATAAATACAAGATCCTCTGATATGGGGAAACTGAATCCAGCCAGGACGAGAAGGGCAAAGGAAATAAAATGCACATACGGTGCCGCGTTGGTAAGTATAGTAGCTAATAATTCCATAGAATTTTCCAAAAAATAAGTAATATGAATATAGTATTATCGATCATTTTACGATGAAAGACTCGGAACAAATGGCGGGCATGCCTTTCTTCACCCATACCCGGATTTTTGTAACGCTTTTGCCTTCATTGTTTGTGATAGTTCCCAGATCC encodes the following:
- a CDS encoding type II secretion system F family protein, with protein sequence MIFHYQALNQKGDSVSDYIDASSESTARTKIRAQGLYLVKISRHDVVREESSHQEMGKIKILMERLSDEISIRFISKQIGLFSRQLATLLKAGMSLPHAITDIIDQIDNKHFRNVVADIKEKIEEGSSFSNALLRHRPIFSDMYVNMVRVGENLGSLDHVIERLAEMEEKKNILKSKVQAALYYPLFMFTFASIVVIFLMVSIIPAISEMFKDQNKDLPFSTEIVMFISDILKHFWFMIPVIIITAYYLFRRYIQTPEGRLKIDELKLKLPLIKNLYRKLLVLRFTQNLGILMNNKVDIIKSFEIVQKIVGNQVIEAKIAESSKKIREGSSISNALQKSDFLPRMVLGMIAAGEASDNLDTMLLNIGKVYETEIDLTITSLTSLIEPLIIIVMGIIIGVIVLSVMLPIMEMSLLVQ
- the gspG gene encoding type II secretion system protein GspG, with amino-acid sequence MSGQEGMTLIEILIVVTIIAILGALVVPRFLDMPQKAKVTAAKQQMKNFEMGLQKYAFEKGNFPTTEEGLQVLVSEKIMKKIPQDPWGNEYQYRSPGENDPDFEIVSLGADGKEGGEGFNADLKSWE
- the gspE gene encoding type II secretion system protein GspE, giving the protein MAKTKHFGKILVEQNIITPEQLQEALLLQKNSSLRLGELLIKKGVCSQEQILKALGDHYGIDTQLHIEFDDPDNLFGNIPTHFLNKNRIVPFKKKGQYIHVALVDALNVQPLDDLKMLFPKFEFRTVLTIGDEIQRLIHTHYDVLKDETTHDVIEDLEESDFEILSSQISETEDISDMANDAPIIRLVNTIIKQAVNERASDIHIEPFEKDLIVRFRIDGILYQQFTPPKKYQGAVISRIKIMANLNIAENRLPQDGRIQLKISGKDIDIRVSIFPTHYGERVVLRLLNKTDMKFDLDSLGFSKRDLDVFNELIKKSHGVILVTGPTGSGKSTTLYSVLVRLNTHDVNILTVEDPIEYQLHGIGQMQVKPKIELTFSTGLRSILRQDPDIIMIGEIRDLETAEIAVQSALTGHQVFSTLHTNDAASGITRLLDMGIEPFLIASSVNAFLAQRLIRRICPHCKESYKPTPKVLSELNLKPSQLKQGKFYAGKGCDKCLNTGYSGRTGIYELLPVTTEIRRLIIKQTDSEEIKNLAISQGMQTLREDGLNKVIEGITSVEEVLRVT
- a CDS encoding DedA family protein, encoding MELLATILTNAAPYVHFISFALLVLAGFSFPISEDLVFIISASIAATIIPENTYYIFAGCFLGAYSSDIVAYAIGRYAGGRILASSRLYKIKFFNKNFSKERLGKLEMYFDKYGSKTLFFGRFVPFGVRNMLFMTAGLIKMKFKKFLLIDFIALVCTSSILFYLGYSFGENYRIIFPYLNRYKILIFILFIFIAILFNRKRIFYFWNKLFKKTFYSQL